The genomic DNA GGCGGCGGTGTCGCTCATCCGGTTCGAGAAGCCCCACTCGTTGTCGTACCAGGACATCACGCGCACCAGCCCGCCATCGACCACCTGCGTCTGCGTCGCGTCGAAGGTGGAGGAAGCCGGGTTGTGGTTGAAGTCCACGGAAACCAGCGGCGCGGTGTTGTAGCCGAGGATGCCCTTCAGCTCGCCCTCCGAGGCTTCCTTCAGCGCCGCGTTGATGGCGTCCTTGGTCAGCCCGTCGGTCTTGGCCGGCACGAAGTCCAGGCTGACCAGCGAGACGTTCGGCGTCGGGATGCGGATGGCGGTGCCGTCCAGCTTGCCCTTCAGCTCCGGCAGCACCAGGCCCACGGCCTTCGCCGCACCCGTCGAGGTCGGGATGGCGGACACCGCCGCCGCGCGGGCGCGGTGCAGGTCCTTGTGCAGCGTGTCCACCGTGTTCTGGTCACCCGTATAGGCATGGATGGTGACCATGTAGCCGCGCAGGATGCCGAACTTCTCGTGCAGCACCTTGGCGATCGGCGCCAGGCAGTTGGTGGTGCAGGAGGCGTTGGAGACGATCTTGTCCTCGGCCGTCAGCGTCTTGTGGTTGACGCCATAGACGATCGTCTTGTCCGCACCTTCGCCGGGGGCGGAGATCAGCACCTTCTTGGCACCCGTGCCGAGCAGCAGTTGCGCCTTCTCGCGCGCGGTGAAGATGCCCGTGCATTCGGCCGCGATGTCCACGCCGTCCCACTGCAGCTTGGACGGGTCGCGCTCGGCCGAAACCTTGATCGGGCCCCAGGTCTTGCCATGGGCCTTGATGGTGATGCTGTCGCCCTCGACGATCACCTCGCCGGGGAAGCGGCCATGCACGCTGTCATAGCGGAAGAGATGGGCGTTCGCCTCGACCGAGCCGAGATCGTTGATGGCGACGAACTCGACATCGTCGCGCCCGCTCTCGCAGGCGGCGCGCAGCACGAGACGCCCGATGCGGCCGAAGCCGTTGATGGCGACCTTAACAGCCATGAGACGAACCCCTTCTTCCTACCTGTGGTTACGACAGTTTCTTCCGGACGGCAGCCGCGATGGCCTCCGCCGTGATGCCGAAATGGGGATACAGGTGTTCCGCCGGCGCGCTAGCGCCGAAGCCCTGCATTCCGATGAAAACTCCGTCAGCGCCGGTCCAGCGCTCCCAGCCGAAGCCGAGCGCCGCCTCGATGCCGACGCGCAGGCCCTTGCCCAGCACCGCATCCTGGTGCTGCGCGTCCTGCAACGCGAAGATCTCCCAGCAGGGCAGGGACACGACGGCGGTGGGAATGCCCTCGGCCTCCAGCGCCTCACGCGCCGCCATGGCGATATGGACCTCGGAGCCGGTGGCCACCAGGGTCGCCTTCCGCTCGCCCGAGGCTTCCGCCAGCACATAGCCGCCGCGGGCGCAGCGGTTCTCGCCCGCCTCGCCGCGCAGGGCCGGCAGGTTCTGGCGCGACAGGGCCAGCACGCTCGGCCCGTCGGCCCGGCGCAGCGCCAGCTCCCAGCACTCCGCCGTCTCCAGCGCATCCGCCGGGCGGAAGACGAAGAGGTTGGGCATGGCGCGCAGCGAGGCCAGCGTCTCCACCGGCTGGTGCGTCGGCCCGTCCTCGCCCAGGCCGATGCTGTCATGCGTCAGCACATGCACGACGCGCTGCTTCATCAGTGCCGCGAGGCGCAGCGAGGGGCGCAGGTAGTCGGCGAAGACCAGGAATGTGCCGGAATAAGGGATCAGCCCCCCATGCAGCGCCATGCCGTTCATCGCCGCGGCCATGCCGTGCTCGCGGATGCCGTAATGGATGTAACGCCCGGAGAAGTTGTCCGGCGTGACCGAGGGGATGCCCTTGACGTTGGTGTTGTTGGACCCCGTCAGGTCGGCCGAGCCGCCGATCATCTCGGCGATGGCCGGCACCAGCACCTCCAGCGCGCGCTGGGAGGCGATGCGGGTCGCGATCTTCGGCTTGTCCTCGGCCACCTTCGCCTTATAGGCGCCGAAGGTCTCGGCCCAGTCGTCCGGCAGGCGGCCCGCCATGGCGCGCTCGAATTCGGTGCGCTGCGGATGCTTGGCCAGGCGCTTGAGCCAGGAGCGGCGGGTGCCGCCGGCACGGCGTCCGGCCGTCTCCCACTCGCCCTTGATCCCCTCGGGGATCTCGAAGGGCCCGTGGTTCCAGCCCAGCGCCGACTTCGCCGCCGTCGCCTCGTCCGGCCCCAGCGCCGCGCCATGGCTGGCGGCGGTGCCGGCCTTCTTGGGCGCGGAGAAGCCGATGATGGTGCGGCAGGCGATGATCACCGGCTTGCGCGACTTCTGCGCCCAGGCGAGGGCCGAGGCGATCTCCTCGTGGTCGTGGCCGTTGATCCGCCGCGTCGCCCAGCCATAGGCGCGGTAGCGGGCCAGCACGTCCTCCGAGAAGGAGATCGCGGTGTCGCCGTCGATCGAGATGTGGTTGTCGTCCCACAGCACGCAGAGCTTGCTCAGCTGCAGGTGCCCGGCCAGCGAGGAAGCCTCGTGGCTGATGCCTTCCTGCAGGTCGCCGTCCGAGGCGATCACCCAGGTGCGGTGATCGACCAGGGACTTGCCGAAGCGGGCCGCGAGCAGGCGCTCGGCCATGGCGAAGCCGACCGCGGTGGAGATGCCCTGGCCCAGCGGGCCGGTGGTCATCTCGATGCCCGGGTGCTCGCCGAATTCCGGATGGCCTGCGGCGGGGGAATGGAGCTGGCGGAAGCGCTTCAGCTCCTCGATGCCCATGCCCGCCTGCCCGGTCAGGTGCAGCAGGGCATAGAGCAGCATCGAGCCGTGGCCCGCCGAGAGGATGAACCGGTCGCGGTCCGCCCAGCGCGGGTCGTCGGCATCGTTCTTGAGGAAGCGGGTCCAGAGGACCGTGGCCACGTCCGCCATGCCCATGGGCATGCCGGGATGGCCGGATTTCGCTTTCTCGACGGCATCGATCGCCAGCACCCGGATGGCATCGGCCATCCGGCGGGCCGGCGTCGCCGGTTGCGCCAGGATCGCAGCCTGGGCGGCGAGGGCGGGGTTGGGCGGCGCGGGCGCCTGGGAATCTGGTTCGGTCGTGGCCAAGGCGTGATCTCCGAAGCGTGAGTTCATAGAGGTGGGCGCCCGATCCGCCAACCCTGGGTGGCAGTTTGCAGTGCGGCAAGATTGGCGCAAAGGCGTCTCATTCTCAAAATAAGAAATGAATTCAATGGTATGAGTGTATATCAGTTCGCCTTTTCCGATCCGCTGCGGCAGGCTGTGCGGCATGGACAGTCTGGCTCCCAACAAATCCGGCCTGCCGGTGATGCCCCCTGGCCCACCGCACAGGGAGCAGCACGCCACGTCTTCCCCACTGGTGCGCGATCTCGTCATCGGCACGGCGGATGGGCTGACGGTCCCCTTCGCCCTGGCGGCGGGCCTGTCCGGCGCGGTCGCGGCCAACCCGCTGATCGTGACGGCCGGGATGGCGGAACTCGCGGCCGGCTGTATCGCCATGGGCCTGGGCGGCTATCTGGCGGCGCGCAGCGAGGCCGACCGCTATGCCTCGGAATACCGCCGCGAATGGGCGGAGACGGCGAACTATCCGGCGCGGGAGCGCTGGGAGGTGGCAGCCATCCTGCATCGCCAGGGATTGCAAGGGGAGGTGCTGCAGGCCGCGACCGAGGCGATCTGTGCCGACCGGCAGCGCTGGGTGGATTTCATGATGCGCTTCGAGCTGGAGCTGAGCGAGCCGACGCCAGGCGAGGCGCCCCGCTCCGCGCTGCGCATCGGCGGCTCCTACGTCGCTGGCGGGATGGTGCCGCTGCTTCCCTACATGCTGCTGGACGACACGCCGCGGGCGCTGCTGGTATCCAGCCTGATGACCGGCCTGGCGCTCCTCGCCTTCGGCTGGCTCAGGGCGAAGGCCACCGGAATGCCACGCTGGGCAGGCGCCTTGCAGACGGCCGTGATCGGCGCCGTGGCGGCCGGGGCCGCCTTCGGAATCGCGCGGCTGGTCGGCGGATAAGGGCCGGCGGCGGCCCGCACCTTGCCCTCCGGCCCCTGCGAGGCGAGGCTTCGGGCCGACAGCCAGACAGGGACCGTTCGGCCATGGCCCATGAATTCCAGACCGGTGGCGGCGCGCCCGCCATCCTCCGCAACGCCGCCCTCGATTCGGAGGCGGTCCTGGAAGCGCGCCGCGACCTCGCTGCCTGTTTCCGCATGGCGGCGCGGCTGGGGCTGCAGGAGGGCATCTGCAACCACTTCTCGGCCCTGGTGCCGGGTCATGACGGGCTGATGCTGGTGAACCCCTATGGCTGGGCCTTCGAGGAGCTCACCGCCTCCCGCCTGCTGATCTGCGACTTCCAGGGGAACGTGCTGGCGGGGGAGGGCAAGCCGGAGGCCACCGCCTTCTACATCCATGCCCGGCTGCACATGCGCCATCCCCGCGCCGTGGCGGCCTTCCACACGCATATGCCCAACGCCACCGCCCTTTCCATGACCGAGGGGCCGCCGCTGCTCTTCGCCGGGCAGACGGCGCTGAAGTTCTTCGGCCGCATCGCGGTGGACGAGGACTACAACGGCCTCGCCCTCGACGAGCGGGAAGGGGACCGCATCGCGGCGGCGATGGGGGAGGCCGATATCGGCTTCCTCAAGAACCACGGCGTGATGGTGGTCGGCCCGACCATCGCCGAGGCCTGGGACGACCTCTACTACCTGGAGCGCGCCGCCGAGGCCCAGCGCCTGGCCCTCTCCACCGGAAGGCCGCTGAAGCCCGTGCCGGAGCCGGTGGCGCGCGAGGCGGCGGCGCGGATGCGGGAAGGCGACCCGGAAAGCGCGCGGCTGCACCTCGCCAGCATCCGCCGCATCCTGGACCGGGAGGCGCCGGACTACGCCGGCTGACCCCGGGCGCCCCCCGGTCACGCCCCCTGGCGGAGCGAGAGCACCATGCACACCGACCCAACCTGGTCCGACATCGCCCTCCGCCTGGTGCTGGCGGCGCTGGCCGGGGCCGCCTTCGGCATCAACCGGGGGATCAAGGGCCGTGCGGCGGGGCTGCGCACGACCATGCTGGTCTGCCTCGCCGCGGCCCTGGCGATGCTGCTGGCCGATATCCTGCTGACCACCGCCCGCCGCCCCGATCATGGCGTCATCAGCATGGATGTGATGCGCCTGCCTCTCGGCATCCTGACCGGTGTGGGCTTCATCGGCGGCGGCGCGATCCTGCGCCAGGGCGGCACCGTGACCGGCGTCACCACGGCGGCGACGCTCTGGTTCGTGACGGTGGCCGGGCTCTGCCTGGGGGCCGGGGAGATCGGGTTGGGCCTCGCCGGCGTGCTGCTGGGCCTCGGCGTGGTCTGGGTGCTGAAATGGGCCGAGGGGCGCCTGCACCAGACCCATACCGGGACGCTGCTCCTGGCGGGCGACAGCGCCACGCTGCGAAGCCTGGGGATGGAGGCCCGCCTCGCGGGCCTGGGCTACGAGACGGTGCGGCAGGCGGTCACCTACCGGGACAGCGGCAGGGCCTGCATGCGGCGCTACCAGCTGAGATGGCGCGGGCGCTACAGCAGCCGCCGGCAGGTTCCGCCCTTCCTGGAGGAGATCGCCGCCCTGCCCGGGATGCGTGAGGTCCGCTGGCTGCCCTGAGCCGGCGGCGGCAGGAAACCTGAGCCGGCGGCGGCAGGAAACCTGAGCCGGCGGCGGCAGGAAACGAGAGGAGCCAGGAACATGATCGACCGGCTGGACCATCTGGTGCTGACGGTGCGCGACATGGCACGGACGCGGGACTTCTACGTGCGCGGCCTGG from Roseomonas gilardii includes the following:
- a CDS encoding VIT1/CCC1 transporter family protein: MDSLAPNKSGLPVMPPGPPHREQHATSSPLVRDLVIGTADGLTVPFALAAGLSGAVAANPLIVTAGMAELAAGCIAMGLGGYLAARSEADRYASEYRREWAETANYPARERWEVAAILHRQGLQGEVLQAATEAICADRQRWVDFMMRFELELSEPTPGEAPRSALRIGGSYVAGGMVPLLPYMLLDDTPRALLVSSLMTGLALLAFGWLRAKATGMPRWAGALQTAVIGAVAAGAAFGIARLVGG
- the tkt gene encoding transketolase, translating into MADAIRVLAIDAVEKAKSGHPGMPMGMADVATVLWTRFLKNDADDPRWADRDRFILSAGHGSMLLYALLHLTGQAGMGIEELKRFRQLHSPAAGHPEFGEHPGIEMTTGPLGQGISTAVGFAMAERLLAARFGKSLVDHRTWVIASDGDLQEGISHEASSLAGHLQLSKLCVLWDDNHISIDGDTAISFSEDVLARYRAYGWATRRINGHDHEEIASALAWAQKSRKPVIIACRTIIGFSAPKKAGTAASHGAALGPDEATAAKSALGWNHGPFEIPEGIKGEWETAGRRAGGTRRSWLKRLAKHPQRTEFERAMAGRLPDDWAETFGAYKAKVAEDKPKIATRIASQRALEVLVPAIAEMIGGSADLTGSNNTNVKGIPSVTPDNFSGRYIHYGIREHGMAAAMNGMALHGGLIPYSGTFLVFADYLRPSLRLAALMKQRVVHVLTHDSIGLGEDGPTHQPVETLASLRAMPNLFVFRPADALETAECWELALRRADGPSVLALSRQNLPALRGEAGENRCARGGYVLAEASGERKATLVATGSEVHIAMAAREALEAEGIPTAVVSLPCWEIFALQDAQHQDAVLGKGLRVGIEAALGFGWERWTGADGVFIGMQGFGASAPAEHLYPHFGITAEAIAAAVRKKLS
- a CDS encoding aldolase translates to MAHEFQTGGGAPAILRNAALDSEAVLEARRDLAACFRMAARLGLQEGICNHFSALVPGHDGLMLVNPYGWAFEELTASRLLICDFQGNVLAGEGKPEATAFYIHARLHMRHPRAVAAFHTHMPNATALSMTEGPPLLFAGQTALKFFGRIAVDEDYNGLALDEREGDRIAAAMGEADIGFLKNHGVMVVGPTIAEAWDDLYYLERAAEAQRLALSTGRPLKPVPEPVAREAAARMREGDPESARLHLASIRRILDREAPDYAG
- a CDS encoding MgtC/SapB family protein, with protein sequence MHTDPTWSDIALRLVLAALAGAAFGINRGIKGRAAGLRTTMLVCLAAALAMLLADILLTTARRPDHGVISMDVMRLPLGILTGVGFIGGGAILRQGGTVTGVTTAATLWFVTVAGLCLGAGEIGLGLAGVLLGLGVVWVLKWAEGRLHQTHTGTLLLAGDSATLRSLGMEARLAGLGYETVRQAVTYRDSGRACMRRYQLRWRGRYSSRRQVPPFLEEIAALPGMREVRWLP
- the gap gene encoding type I glyceraldehyde-3-phosphate dehydrogenase yields the protein MAVKVAINGFGRIGRLVLRAACESGRDDVEFVAINDLGSVEANAHLFRYDSVHGRFPGEVIVEGDSITIKAHGKTWGPIKVSAERDPSKLQWDGVDIAAECTGIFTAREKAQLLLGTGAKKVLISAPGEGADKTIVYGVNHKTLTAEDKIVSNASCTTNCLAPIAKVLHEKFGILRGYMVTIHAYTGDQNTVDTLHKDLHRARAAAVSAIPTSTGAAKAVGLVLPELKGKLDGTAIRIPTPNVSLVSLDFVPAKTDGLTKDAINAALKEASEGELKGILGYNTAPLVSVDFNHNPASSTFDATQTQVVDGGLVRVMSWYDNEWGFSNRMSDTAAYLGKL